ataattgctttttttgtttttgataagTTTTAAACATTAATCAGGAATAAACTAGGCAATTCTCCTGTGActggctttttatttttcctaaaATTATAATTTTCAGTCATGTAATATTGTACATACTGGAGTCGTTCATCCTAGCAGTCCAGTTGGTCTTAGTCATGCCATGTAGAGAGACACTGTATGGAGCAGTGAAGCCCGGTCCGTCTTTATCTGTCACTGACAGCAACTGAGGAGCGCCGTCCTTGTTACACACCTGAGAAAACAAAGTCAGATTCAACATTTTGATCTTTCATTTCATCACATCTTGAATATCAGAATAGATTAAAGTCACATTAATCACACAGTGTTGAACCACaaactcaaaacaaaaacatgacaactGTTCAGCATTTGGGAAAGGACACTTACAGTGAATTCACGTTCTACAATGGAGGGTGCGTTGTCATTAACATCTTCAAGCTGGATGATCAGAGTACCAGTTCCTGTGGCTGGGACTTCATCTGTGGAGGGAAAACATCATTACATTCTGTGAAAAATTAAATCAGCCGAGTGATACTAAGTCCATATTTagatgacatttttcatcacagCATTTTTCTAAGCCAAAAATGTCAAGCTGATATTTTGGCACTTTGTAAGAAATCTCTTCAGAAACAGTTTCAGTCTTGAATCTAAATGcaaggcggggagttcctgtcctctgaaaagaagccaatgcggaagtaacttagaactgtattctatcaaaaggccaccagggggcgaccgttttgtgttcaaaaatacGTCcgtctatacaagtcaatggagaattgaccaacttctcacttgatttctaacctcagtaaacgttttcaaaatgtgtttatggtctcaatcgctagtttaaagccttcttcaatgcagtatgatgttcatttgggaaattttggcctccctgattttatatgtgacgataaagcagggtatgcattagggcgtggctacgtcctgattgacaggttgattgaccaatgtcctcaagatccagccctcgcaaccaatcgcagcctccccgctccgccgttggtcccgcccatacgtccgtccatgactccgcctcatacccatataaagtagaatccgtgttctttttttcccggcatgcacctgaaattttcaagatggcgctgcccagattcgatactattggcttccgagcagcagtccacaaaccaatgggtgacgtcacagatgttacgtccatttcttttatacagtctatggtatcaTCCCAGTTTGAGATAATCTTAATTGATTAGGGGACACAGCTGTGCAATTAGGCTTATCAAGCCAGCCACCACTATGTTTCATTTCTCACTTAAAGATAAGCAACAGTCAGCAGTCTTGCCTCCCACCTACCATTGTCATATGCACCAATGAGTGCTGTGTATTTGTTGTCCTTTACAAAGTGAGACTCTCTGTCCATGGCGTTCTTCACTGTAATCACGCCCGTGTCTTTGTTCACAGTCAACCAGCCCGCTGGGTCACTAACTATCTTATACCTggacataaaacaaataaatacagatataaATGTTATGCTACCAAGTAGATTACAACTACCACGGTTCAAAATGAGGCAGAAACAGAGCAGATTgtttaaataatatacataatgtacaatatacattaaataacattacattattttacatatGATATCTACAATATACTGCATGTGTCCTTTTGTTTTGCTTGGACATGAGGGCTGTTTAAGCTAAAGGCATTTcagattttactgttttctttgaCCAAATGCTCAAGATGGCCAGAAATCTATTAGGAAGCCATAGACAAAGCTTAATTTTAATGTTGTCTTACAGTAAGTCACACAAAAGGTCTAAAGGTTTACCAACTGTTGCATGACATTATTTAAGATGAAGAAAATCCTGTCTGCAGTTTCTATTATTTTAACCTATTTAAGATGATGTACACCAGCATGTTCAAAAAGCTCCAAACAGAAAGTAGTCTGAGGTTCAAAGTAAGGAGTTTGATCTTACGAGACTGTCTGTTTGCGTGCAATGTCCGGATCATTAGCAGTGTAGCGCACCACTTCACTGTCGATGGCAAGGTTCTCTGGTTTAGACACAAGCTTCTCCACTGGATCAAAGAACGGAGCTTCATTGACATCTTCCACAGTCACCACTACAGTGGCGGTGGCAGTAGGGAGTGGAACAGCAAAAGGAACCTCATTCTCCACTGCAATCATCAGAGTGTGTTTGCCGGACCTCTCAAAGTCAGCACCCTGGTTGGATGGAGGGAAAAGCACAGCAACACAATGCATCACAACTCATTCCTGCTGTACAGCTAACATCCAAGTTCAGTCTAAACctttaaaattcattttcataatgttgtttttcttcctacctttATGGTGGTGAGGATTCCTTCATGTTTGTTAACTCctgtgttcacactgaaaaTTTGTCCAGGATCACCATCGACAATCTTGAACTTGGCGTTCCAGGCTGGGGAATGTGGCTCATCACCATCTGTTACTGACATGGTAAGGACCACAGCACCCACTTTATTTTCTGCAACTGTTCCCTCATACTGTGAGAATGCCAGGGATgaaacagaggaaacaaggatTAGAATAAATGCTGTTAGTAACTAACAAGCTCATTTTTAAATCTGAAGGCTTTCATTTCAGGATCTGTCTCATTGTGCAGCTCAGATCATTACTTCCCTCTACAGTTTAATATAGTCCACCTACTTTAAgactaaaatatgaaaataaaataaaataactgcaAACATATTTAGATTAGGACCAAGATCCAACTGTACTatcaagtaaaatgaaaaagggaTCAGTCCATGAGCGTCAGTGCCTTGGGGATACTAATCCAGCCTTGCTCCCATCCAGTGAAAATACCAATGTTGAACAGCTTTTTAAACCTAACCTGGTCCACCTAGATGTTTACTGAAGCCAATAACTCACTATGTTGAAAACTCCAGAGCTCAACAGACCTGTTGTGCCTAGTGATGGTTTCTAAGCTGTGATTGGACACTACCATTTAGGGTTTCGCAGTCAATTTCCAGTCATGAGTATTATGTACTTACAGAGGGCTGAGTGAAGACTGGAGCGTTGTCATTACTATCTGTCACAGTGAGGATTACTTTCGTTGTTGTACTCAGTCCCTCTCCCTTCATGTCAGCTGCTTGTACCTCCAGAGTGTACTTTGGGTATTTCTGTTGGAAGAGACACATATgagtttaaacattaaaacagtaaaactttCTTACAATTTACAGTTGTATGTGACATTTGAGTAAAGGTTTTGAATGATGTGAAATTTCCAAACAAGCTTCAATCTGAGACCTTAAATCTTTACCAGGCCTGATGTACAAATGTTTAGCCAGTGACATCTATGACTTAACAGGGATGACAGGTGACATCATCTCAATTTAGGTCTGTACAGTACCAATTAGTTGTATTAACACCACCTTTGCTTTGATTTGAAGACATAGAAAGCAGCTATCTGCATCAAATATTGCATGAACACTGGCATAATGGGATCAGATCAAACAGGAGCCTTTGCTTGAAACACAAACCATTCCAACAGTTACGTGTGAAAGCAACCTAAGTcaggtttttttagttttttttaaaagacacacCTCTCTGTCTAGACCACCAGCATTGACTCTGATGGCTCCGGTGACTGCGTTGATGATAAACAGAGGGTAGCTGGGCAACTTTGGGTCCTGGTCCATAATACGGTAGCGGATGTCCGAGTTGTCATGGTCTGGCTGGTCCAGATCTGTGGCTGTGACCGTAATCACATCTGTACCTGGAGAGAGGGAATTATGAAGTAGAAATTAAGCACTTATCTTTAAATTaagttttcaaagttttaagTGCCCTTCATTCAAGAGGTGATTTACACAATAAAActgtgtggtgtgcatgtgtgtcagtcAGTTAGGTAATGTTGCCATTTTGTAGTGATATCTGAAGGTTGTGTGAGAATATTATGCCCTATATAGTAAAGAATAATATACAATCAGTGATCAGtaatcaagagctgactaccaTCATGCATtgtacagacagaaaacaaactgcCAGATCAGCATATTGACCTGAGTAGCGTCCAAAGTTGTTTTTGATTTTACAAACTGGTGCATCATATAGTCATCAACACAGACTTCCATATTTAGTGAGATGAAGGGGCTTTTGCTTTAGAGGAGTCTTATTGGATGTGTGTGCTCTATTCAAATGTTTGATTATCTGTCCTGTCGTGCCCTGTATTGGATTTGGGCACGTTTACACTCCAGCAGCCCCTGCCAACTCATTAGATACAGTTATATTTgctaaaaacacagactgaatCCAATGACCGTACCTATTGGTGAGTTCTCAGCAACTTCTCCCAAGTAGGTGTCCTTTGCAAATATCGGCTTGTTGTCATTCTGGTCAATTACATTCACGATAATTTCCATGGGCTCCTCAGCATTTCCTGCACCCTCTGCCACAGCATGTGCCTGAAACtgcacaaagacaaacatgtttGTATTATAGTACAGTACATGTCAGAACAGGCAATGCAGTTACTTTCATTCCTTATCACTAGAGCTGCCATGGCATCAAAGTACACATTTGACTTTGATTTCAGGGCTGTTCTATTAGATGTTATTAGATTGTAGAAGTGAACCcactaaaatgtatatttttacatttcaactGAAAAAAGGTGGTAATCATTGTTTCtgagaagaaaatgagaatgtgAGTTTTTTCACAATTTGATGTATGATCCTGAACAGTGAACAAAGTGTATGTATTAAACTGAGAGCATGCTTACCATGTACTTGGCCTGCTTCTCTCTGTCCAGTGGCTGTGTGACGTACAGAATACCAGTGAGTCTGTCCATGGTGAAAAGGTTGACAGGCTCCTGATCAGCTCCTGGACCAGTAATGCTGTAATagatcttctttattttatcttcattGGATCGGATCTGGAgtatttaagaaaaaagaaaaagaaaattaaaccaCTGATGAGTATTTGGCTTTGTTGTTCTAAGGAAACAAACTTATTATCTTGATATATCATGGTATCAggttttaattaataattgttTGCATGGCTTCTTTAGGGATGAGTAGGGAGAGATGCACACAGGAAAACAGAAAGGGCTTTCAACATGCAGTAAATaggaacactttttaaaaaataaaataaaaatcagacaTCAATGACAGCTGTGGAAACTGTCAGACAACTTTATCAGAATCAAATATTGTAAATGCAGTTCAGTATCAAATTGTCAGTCACGAGAGTCTGTAGTTCCTCTTACCTGAGATACTTTTAGGGGGTATGGTCCTCTCTCATTCTCAGGAACATTGATGTCAGGAATAACccattctctcttcctcctcctcagcccttCACTAGACTTGGGGAAATGCAGAACAGGCAGCGCTGGATCAGCTTCACtctggaaaaaacacatttttactctGTTACCGTCAAATTGTTCATTCATACACAGTCACCAGTAGGGGGCAGTGTTTGTTAGACTAAAACAAGTCTTTTCAGTGGTAAACTGCCTCTCATGAGGTCAGTCTACTATATTTCAGGCCTTTGGTAAATGATTAGATTAATATGTGGATGTGCAAAGCTTTATTTCCcagtaaatgttttgtttgttgaaaCAGTTTTATTTAGAAGTTTCCTTCATGTCCCCTCAATAATGTCTCTCATCCTACCTCTGTGGTTTTTGCAGAGTCTACTTCAGAATGGTGTTGCTGATGGTTGTGGTGTTTGTGGTCTCCATGTTGATGCTCTTCATTTTGGTgatggttgccatggtgattccCATGGTGATGCCCGTGATGCACTACCATGACAGGAACTGTCATCTTGCGACCTTGTGAGTCCCAGGAGTGGATGAAGAATTCTGTGTGTCCATCATGTAGAACAACCTGTCTCTTCACCTAAAGGGGAAAAATGTATCAGCAAAGACCACCATGTTGATAACAGATTTAGATTCAAGAAAACTCTACATAACACAAATCAAACTCGTGCAAACTGAACTGCTATTCTTCTGTGACAACTGTAGATGTATGTGTAGAGAAGCAACAGAGCAGTGATCATACAGTAGCTATATCAACTGTTGCTACACAGCTAATTCTCTCAACATTTCTGGTGGGTTCACGTGTATGTGTCTCTTTCAACAGAACTACTGCTGCCACATTGCATCACCTACACATAATCCATCTTAAATCGTTTAGCTGTGATCTGTTACTGCACATCTGGCTAAATTGCTgctaaaaatgtacatttcagtTCTACTCACCATCAGTGTGCCGTCTGTGTGTACCATGAAGCGGCTGTCATCACTGGTGAAAAGAAATCTTGCGCGGTCTGTGCAGTCAGTGAAGCCCACTgggaatggaaagaagaaatggtTATCTATTATAAATGAAGTAATGAAGAAATGAATTCTTCAGTACATAACTGTGTATATGTAGATGTGTTTATGT
This portion of the Scomber japonicus isolate fScoJap1 chromosome 14, fScoJap1.pri, whole genome shotgun sequence genome encodes:
- the LOC128373392 gene encoding cadherin-1-like, with translation MVHTDGTLMVKRQVVLHDGHTEFFIHSWDSQGRKMTVPVMVVHHGHHHGNHHGNHHQNEEHQHGDHKHHNHQQHHSEVDSAKTTESEADPALPVLHFPKSSEGLRRRKREWVIPDINVPENERGPYPLKVSQIRSNEDKIKKIYYSITGPGADQEPVNLFTMDRLTGILYVTQPLDREKQAKYMFQAHAVAEGAGNAEEPMEIIVNVIDQNDNKPIFAKDTYLGEVAENSPIGTDVITVTATDLDQPDHDNSDIRYRIMDQDPKLPSYPLFIINAVTGAIRVNAGGLDREKYPKYTLEVQAADMKGEGLSTTTKVILTVTDSNDNAPVFTQPSYEGTVAENKVGAVVLTMSVTDGDEPHSPAWNAKFKIVDGDPGQIFSVNTGVNKHEGILTTIKGADFERSGKHTLMIAVENEVPFAVPLPTATATVVVTVEDVNEAPFFDPVEKLVSKPENLAIDSEVVRYTANDPDIARKQTVSYKIVSDPAGWLTVNKDTGVITVKNAMDRESHFVKDNKYTALIGAYDNDEVPATGTGTLIIQLEDVNDNAPSIVEREFTVCNKDGAPQLLSVTDKDGPGFTAPYSVSLHGMTKTNWTARMNDSKTGIILNMATELPRGVYTVVLRVADNEGMEQDSSVMVTVCNCNQGRCQGFWAL